A window of the Desulfobacula toluolica Tol2 genome harbors these coding sequences:
- a CDS encoding 4Fe-4S binding protein yields the protein MSKPAKKIIKEIKVDPSKCNGCRACEKACAAFHAIPKYSSFNPARSRIKVVIDERNDQWVPVRAGGYTQAECNGRNHYVIDGKEYSECAFCPASCPSRSWFKEPDSGLPLKCDMCEDVPPLSEPMCVQICARDCLTYSEREVAVAEEETQEADNQMELKTAYESLVKKHGQKKVVDTFSRLSKR from the coding sequence ATGAGTAAACCGGCAAAAAAAATAATCAAAGAAATAAAAGTAGACCCGAGCAAATGCAATGGGTGTCGCGCCTGTGAGAAGGCCTGTGCTGCATTTCACGCCATACCGAAATACAGTAGCTTTAACCCGGCCCGCTCCCGGATCAAGGTGGTAATTGATGAAAGAAACGATCAATGGGTGCCGGTTCGAGCCGGCGGCTATACGCAAGCCGAATGTAACGGCCGGAATCATTATGTGATCGACGGCAAGGAGTATTCGGAATGCGCTTTCTGTCCGGCTTCCTGCCCGTCGAGGAGTTGGTTCAAAGAACCCGATTCGGGTCTTCCTCTCAAATGCGACATGTGTGAAGATGTGCCTCCACTTTCTGAGCCGATGTGTGTTCAGATATGCGCACGTGACTGCTTGACCTATTCGGAAAGGGAAGTGGCAGTGGCAGAGGAAGAAACGCAGGAAGCAGATAATCAGATGGAGTTGAAGACAGCTTACGAGTCACTCGTGAAGAAACACGGGCAAAAGAAGGTCGTGGATACTTTTTCTCGATTATCAAAGCGTTAA
- a CDS encoding FAD-dependent oxidoreductase yields the protein MVVGGGISGIQAALDLANTGFSVYLVDKAPAIGGKMSQLDKTFPTNDCSMCIESPKFIECSRHPNIEILSYTEVESIKGKAGDFKVTLTRKPRYIIEDRCTGCGTCVEVCPVKVPDEYNQNLSLNKAIHIYFSQAVPLITYVDPDTCLYLQDEKCNICIGACQNQAIDLNQREETIQVEVGAVIMSPGFEVFDPKLRNDYGYGIMENVVTSLDFERILASTGPYDGEILRPSDKKHPKKIAWIQCVGSRQVIEGGNSYCSGVCCAYAQKQVILAKDHEADLEAKIFHNDIRAFGKDFERFYQRAENLPGVEFIRSYVSIGKEDPETKNVSIRYSTADDGVKEEEFELVVLSVGLNPPKNAEELADQFGIELNEHGFCKSNPLNPIETTRPGIFVSGAFQGPIDIPESVMSAGGADALCSQLLAYRRGDLARDRVYPPEKDVSQEKPRVGVFVCHCGANIGRVVDVPAVVEYASGLENVVHAQESLFACSTDNAKQISDQIREKGLNRVVVAACTPRTHEPLFRDTCREGGINQYFYEMANIREHCSWVHSKEPENATRKAKEIVRMAVARSSLLEPLQEFELPVNKTALVVGGGLAGMTSALSMANQGFRVKLLEKDKALGGITRRIHTTLEGMDVQAFLKDTVQKVYKHPYIQISHEAIITNVTGYVGNFVTTVKTEGRIKDIEHGIAVLATGAAEYKPTEYLYGEDDQVVTQLELEDRIFKQDEALMNAESLVMIQCVGCRNEDRNYCSRICCSHAVKNATNLKDLKPEMDIYILFRDMRTYGYREDYYREAADKGVKFIRWELDDKPEVEAITEGGKSILRVTVPDLILGRRLELDADVLTLSAAVIPSEESMEVARLFKVAMNPDGFFQEAHVKLRPVDFAAEGVFLCGIAHYPKHITETISQAYGAAGRAITILNKDSVTVSGAICQVDENACESCGACISVCNYGAIEFHETGKGKKATVNPILCKGDGLCNTVCPANAISLKHFTDDEIFCQIDAS from the coding sequence ATGGTTGTCGGCGGCGGCATCAGCGGCATCCAAGCCGCCCTTGACCTTGCGAATACGGGGTTTAGCGTTTATCTCGTTGATAAAGCACCAGCCATCGGGGGAAAGATGTCTCAGCTTGATAAGACCTTTCCCACGAATGACTGCTCCATGTGTATTGAATCGCCAAAGTTTATTGAATGCAGCAGACATCCTAATATAGAGATTCTGTCATACACTGAAGTTGAAAGTATAAAGGGCAAAGCAGGAGACTTTAAGGTCACTTTGACCAGAAAGCCAAGATATATCATTGAAGATCGATGCACGGGGTGTGGGACCTGTGTAGAGGTTTGCCCGGTCAAGGTTCCGGATGAGTATAATCAAAACTTATCCTTGAATAAAGCCATACATATATACTTTTCTCAGGCCGTTCCGCTGATTACATACGTTGACCCTGATACCTGCCTTTATCTCCAGGATGAAAAATGCAATATCTGTATCGGTGCCTGTCAAAATCAAGCTATAGATCTCAACCAAAGAGAAGAGACGATCCAGGTAGAGGTCGGCGCAGTCATCATGTCGCCGGGGTTTGAGGTATTTGATCCAAAACTGCGGAACGACTATGGTTATGGGATCATGGAGAACGTGGTTACAAGCCTCGACTTTGAAAGGATTTTAGCCTCTACCGGTCCTTATGATGGAGAGATTTTGCGCCCATCGGACAAGAAGCATCCGAAGAAAATCGCCTGGATTCAGTGTGTGGGGTCCCGGCAGGTGATCGAGGGCGGAAACAGCTATTGTTCAGGCGTATGCTGCGCGTATGCGCAAAAACAGGTGATCCTGGCAAAGGATCATGAAGCGGATCTTGAGGCGAAGATCTTCCATAACGATATTCGTGCCTTTGGCAAGGATTTCGAGCGGTTTTACCAACGGGCGGAAAACCTGCCCGGGGTTGAATTTATAAGAAGCTATGTATCGATTGGCAAAGAGGACCCGGAAACCAAAAATGTTTCCATAAGGTATTCAACTGCTGATGACGGCGTCAAGGAAGAAGAATTTGAACTAGTAGTATTATCCGTGGGGTTAAACCCGCCGAAGAATGCAGAAGAATTGGCGGACCAGTTTGGTATTGAGCTTAACGAACACGGGTTCTGCAAATCCAATCCGCTAAATCCAATTGAGACCACGCGGCCGGGGATTTTTGTCAGCGGCGCGTTTCAGGGGCCTATCGATATCCCCGAGTCGGTCATGAGTGCCGGCGGGGCCGATGCCCTCTGCAGTCAACTGCTGGCCTACCGTCGGGGGGATCTTGCCAGAGACCGGGTCTACCCGCCGGAGAAGGATGTATCCCAAGAGAAACCTCGTGTGGGCGTTTTTGTATGCCATTGCGGTGCCAATATCGGCCGGGTGGTGGATGTGCCGGCAGTGGTAGAGTATGCGTCCGGGCTGGAAAATGTGGTGCATGCCCAGGAGAGCCTTTTTGCCTGCTCAACGGACAATGCCAAGCAGATATCGGATCAGATACGGGAAAAGGGTCTCAACCGGGTGGTGGTGGCCGCCTGCACGCCAAGAACCCATGAGCCGTTATTCAGGGACACTTGCCGTGAAGGGGGTATCAATCAGTACTTCTATGAAATGGCCAATATCAGAGAACACTGCTCCTGGGTGCATTCCAAGGAGCCGGAGAACGCCACCCGGAAGGCCAAGGAGATCGTTCGCATGGCCGTGGCCAGGTCATCGCTTCTTGAGCCCCTCCAGGAGTTTGAGCTGCCGGTGAACAAAACAGCATTGGTGGTAGGCGGCGGACTTGCCGGTATGACCAGTGCCCTTAGTATGGCCAATCAGGGATTTCGGGTTAAGCTGCTGGAAAAGGATAAGGCGCTTGGAGGCATAACGCGAAGAATTCATACTACCCTGGAAGGAATGGATGTTCAGGCTTTCTTAAAAGACACTGTCCAAAAGGTATATAAACATCCTTACATCCAGATATCCCATGAAGCAATCATCACGAATGTGACTGGTTATGTGGGAAATTTTGTCACCACGGTGAAGACTGAAGGACGGATCAAAGACATAGAACATGGCATTGCGGTTCTCGCGACGGGTGCGGCGGAATATAAGCCTACCGAATATCTTTATGGAGAAGATGACCAGGTAGTGACCCAGCTGGAGCTTGAGGATCGTATCTTCAAACAAGATGAAGCGCTGATGAATGCCGAGAGTTTGGTAATGATCCAATGTGTTGGTTGCAGAAATGAGGACAGAAATTACTGTTCCCGAATATGTTGCAGCCATGCTGTAAAGAACGCCACGAACCTGAAAGATCTGAAACCCGAGATGGACATCTATATTCTCTTTAGAGACATGAGAACCTATGGGTACAGGGAAGATTACTATCGTGAGGCTGCCGATAAGGGCGTGAAATTTATCCGTTGGGAATTGGATGACAAGCCCGAAGTGGAAGCGATCACAGAGGGAGGCAAGTCGATATTAAGAGTTACTGTGCCGGATCTTATCTTGGGCCGGCGGCTTGAATTAGATGCCGATGTGCTAACGTTGTCTGCTGCGGTGATTCCATCGGAAGAGAGTATGGAAGTGGCCCGGCTGTTCAAGGTGGCCATGAATCCGGACGGTTTTTTTCAGGAAGCCCATGTAAAATTAAGGCCGGTAGACTTTGCAGCCGAGGGGGTATTCCTGTGCGGTATTGCACATTATCCCAAGCATATCACGGAGACGATCAGCCAGGCGTACGGGGCTGCAGGCCGTGCGATCACGATTCTGAACAAGGATTCGGTGACAGTCTCGGGAGCTATTTGCCAGGTGGACGAGAACGCCTGCGAGTCGTGTGGGGCCTGTATATCGGTTTGCAATTATGGGGCCATTGAATTTCATGAGACAGGAAAAGGCAAAAAGGCTACAGTCAATCCCATTCTCTGTAAAGGGGATGGCCTCTGTAACACGGTGTGTCCGGCAAATGCGATTTCTCTAAAACACTTTACCGATGATGAGATCTTTTGCCAAATTGATGCGTCCTGA
- a CDS encoding (Fe-S)-binding protein, producing the protein METVAPFKEVIEEIKEASGEAFRFCFQCGLCDTVCPWNRVRQFSIRKIIREATFGLTEIEGEDIWRCTTCGRCPDRCPRGVKQVEVGMSLRRIASEYEVFPASVKSARTARASLISEGNPLQFDRNKRGDWAKDLGVKPFTKDMEALYFVGCYLSFDPRMKKIATATANILKKARVNFGILGAKESCCGESIRKIGSEDVFQSLAKENIKTFIDNGVKKIIVSSPHCYHTFKNEYPEFMVNFEVVHITQYLSELIETGRLELSGEFGKKVTYHDPCYLGRHNKIYDEPRNVLKAVSGLELVEMADWGKDSLCCGGGGGRIWMDTPKEERFSDLRLVQAKKAGAKVLATACPYCITNFEESMLNLEYDDVLEVKDITEIIQEMI; encoded by the coding sequence GTGGAAACAGTCGCCCCCTTCAAAGAAGTCATAGAAGAAATAAAAGAGGCCAGTGGAGAAGCCTTCAGGTTTTGCTTTCAGTGCGGACTATGCGACACGGTTTGCCCCTGGAACCGGGTCAGGCAGTTCAGTATCCGAAAAATCATCCGTGAGGCCACGTTTGGCTTAACGGAGATAGAAGGCGAAGATATATGGAGATGTACGACCTGTGGCAGATGCCCTGATCGGTGTCCGCGAGGCGTCAAACAGGTAGAGGTCGGCATGTCTTTGCGCCGGATAGCTTCGGAATATGAGGTGTTTCCGGCGTCGGTCAAGTCGGCCCGTACCGCGAGAGCAAGCCTTATTTCCGAAGGCAACCCCTTGCAGTTTGATAGAAATAAACGGGGGGATTGGGCAAAAGATCTTGGCGTCAAACCGTTCACAAAGGACATGGAAGCGCTGTATTTTGTCGGCTGCTATCTCAGCTTTGATCCGAGAATGAAAAAAATCGCCACAGCCACGGCCAATATCCTTAAAAAAGCAAGAGTGAATTTTGGCATATTGGGCGCTAAAGAAAGCTGCTGCGGCGAAAGCATCCGAAAAATCGGCAGTGAGGACGTATTTCAAAGCCTGGCCAAGGAAAACATCAAGACCTTTATCGACAATGGTGTGAAGAAGATTATCGTTTCTTCTCCCCATTGCTACCACACGTTTAAAAATGAATACCCCGAGTTTATGGTGAACTTTGAAGTCGTTCATATCACTCAGTATTTATCAGAGCTGATTGAAACGGGACGGCTTGAATTGTCAGGTGAGTTCGGGAAGAAAGTTACATATCATGACCCGTGTTACCTGGGGCGGCACAATAAAATATATGATGAGCCTCGCAATGTTTTAAAGGCAGTATCCGGGTTGGAATTGGTTGAGATGGCAGATTGGGGCAAAGACAGCCTTTGCTGCGGCGGGGGTGGCGGCCGAATCTGGATGGACACTCCCAAGGAAGAGCGGTTCTCCGACCTCAGATTGGTCCAGGCCAAGAAAGCTGGGGCAAAGGTGCTGGCAACGGCCTGCCCCTATTGCATCACCAATTTTGAGGAAAGCATGTTAAACCTGGAATATGACGACGTCTTAGAGGTTAAAGACATCACGGAAATTATTCAGGAAATGATTTAG